A DNA window from Calliphora vicina chromosome 1, idCalVici1.1, whole genome shotgun sequence contains the following coding sequences:
- the Jupiter gene encoding microtubule-associated protein Jupiter isoform X2 — protein MMSFEGINDGQKPSSKVLRPPGGGTSDIFGGDLPQTPRSVKNHMQSNIFSCEKDSIKNNGDQPRRAQKNVDSYQRLFGEPERPVTPAKNHMKSNIPFGAKNEAAQALIMNGNGNGHYNGKSGSVSSASSSVSSSTENLKMNGFSKTVYLRKMSNGNPVTGEGYKSNDFNHTPSLNGANQVINKNRIPPGGFSSGLW, from the exons GGTTTTGAGACCTCCAGGTGGTGGCACCAGTGACATTTTCGGTGGTGATTTACCACAAACACCACGTTCGGTTAAAAATCACATGCAATCAAATATTTTCTCATGCGAAAAAGATAGCATCAAAAATAACG GTGATCAACCTCGCCGCGCTCAAAAGAATGTTGACTCATATCAACGTTTATTTGGTGAACCCGAAAGGCCAGTTACTCCTGCCAAAAATCACATGAAGAGCAACATTCCATTTGGTGCTAAGAATGAAGCTGCTCAGGCTTTGATTATGAATGGTAATGGCAATGGTCACTACAATGGTAAAAGTGGTTCTGTCTCATCGGCCTCTTCATCGGTGTCGTCATCAACTGAGAACTTAAAAATGAATGGTTTTTCGAAAACAG tttatctACGCAAAATGAGTA ATGGCAATCCTGTTACCGGCGAAGGCTACAAATCGAATGACTTCAATCATACACCCAGTTTGAATGGTGCCAATCAAGTCATCAACAAAAATCGTATTCCACCCGGTGGCTTTTCTTCCGGTCTCTGGTAA
- the Jupiter gene encoding microtubule-associated protein Jupiter isoform X1, whose translation MAAYAAFKHVELYNVGKTKKRVLRPPGGGTSDIFGGDLPQTPRSVKNHMQSNIFSCEKDSIKNNGDQPRRAQKNVDSYQRLFGEPERPVTPAKNHMKSNIPFGAKNEAAQALIMNGNGNGHYNGKSGSVSSASSSVSSSTENLKMNGFSKTVYLRKMSNGNPVTGEGYKSNDFNHTPSLNGANQVINKNRIPPGGFSSGLW comes from the exons GGTTTTGAGACCTCCAGGTGGTGGCACCAGTGACATTTTCGGTGGTGATTTACCACAAACACCACGTTCGGTTAAAAATCACATGCAATCAAATATTTTCTCATGCGAAAAAGATAGCATCAAAAATAACG GTGATCAACCTCGCCGCGCTCAAAAGAATGTTGACTCATATCAACGTTTATTTGGTGAACCCGAAAGGCCAGTTACTCCTGCCAAAAATCACATGAAGAGCAACATTCCATTTGGTGCTAAGAATGAAGCTGCTCAGGCTTTGATTATGAATGGTAATGGCAATGGTCACTACAATGGTAAAAGTGGTTCTGTCTCATCGGCCTCTTCATCGGTGTCGTCATCAACTGAGAACTTAAAAATGAATGGTTTTTCGAAAACAG tttatctACGCAAAATGAGTA ATGGCAATCCTGTTACCGGCGAAGGCTACAAATCGAATGACTTCAATCATACACCCAGTTTGAATGGTGCCAATCAAGTCATCAACAAAAATCGTATTCCACCCGGTGGCTTTTCTTCCGGTCTCTGGTAA
- the Dtd gene encoding D-aminoacyl-tRNA deacylase: protein MKAIVQRVTAAKVTVGEELISSIGRGLCVLVGITQTDTEKDVEYLSRKLLSLRLFEDTSSKRWQKSVQDEKLEILCVSQFTLYHRLKGNKPDFHLAMQGEQAQQLYQKFLKRLGQMYDDTKIKDGKFGAYMQVHIQNDGPVTIELESPIVEPKAKSKNLESTAVDNQTQQTVTSENGEKL from the exons ATGAAGGCTATTGTGCAACGTGTTACCGCCGCTAAGGTTACAG TTGGTGAAGAACTCATAAGTTCTATAGGCCGCGGTTTGTGTGTTTTGGTGGGTATAACCCAAACCGATACCGAGAAGGATGTGGAATATTT ATCCCGCAAACTATTATCATTGCGTTTATTTGAAGACACTTCCAGTAAACGTTGGCAAAAAAGTGTACAAGATGAGAAATTGGAAATTCTGTGTGTCTCACAATTTACCTTATATCATCGTTTAAAAGGCAATAAACCCGATTTTCATTTGGCCATGCAAGGCGAACAGGCACAACAGTTGTATCAAAAGTTTCTGAAGCGTTTGGGACAAATGTATGACGACACAAAAATTAAag ATGGCAAATTTGGTGCTTACATGCAAGTACATATACAAAATGATGGCCCAGTCACAATAGAATTGGAGTCACCAATTGTAGAACCCAAAGCTAAATCTAAAAACTTAGAAAGCACTGCAGTAGACAATCAAACACAGCAAACAGTTACTAGTGAAAATGGAGAGAAACTATAA